A single region of the Cucumis melo cultivar AY chromosome 3, USDA_Cmelo_AY_1.0, whole genome shotgun sequence genome encodes:
- the LOC103504057 gene encoding filament-like plant protein 3: MERRKWPWKRKSSDKSPGETESSGSMSSYSERFSDEQDAAKSSPNHETQSPEVTSKAICKEEDIDDDLPKQEEINDSVKSLSERLSAALVNVKAKEDLVKQHAKVAEEAIAGWEKAENEVTHLKQQLGTTVQQKSALENRVSHLDGALKECVRQLRQAREEQEQKIHDAVEEKTRDWESTKVDLERQLLALQSKADTAKCESPKVDPSIGKRLELLKRENAALRHELHAQYRELETRTIERDLSTQTAETASKQHLESIKKMAKLEAECRRLKFMSCKPSLVDHKSIAASTISIESLTDTQSDNGEQLSAVDIEIRTERNKGEPSCSHPRASTLLAELNQLGNEKPVSSNLPSSLELDLMDDFLEMERLASLPETDTGKSRQESEAFPRSTAEENALRAELEALRHERSLMEEKLGEMEEAKIELEEKLKQMEVEKDELEERLEMMEIERDEANQMLAKMETEQYKLGQELVKMEEEKVEMGEKLMKLETQKDELETALSRSQNSVELSQFQLKETQMKLEKLQNELTVGNESKLRIESQLISMEAESLTMSAKVEMLESDIQKERASAMALTVKCQVLEEELSRLKQDEKLSQSEISKNELKIKQEDLAVAAGKLAECQKTIASLGNQLKSLAALEDFLIDTTHLPEFTASESLNITIDGEEQCKHPYGTLSPKRDSDFTKVVDDNSEPLMSKNGDDSPPSSSSSTSSSMITSHVVNSEKNRNGFAKFFSRTKSGIKLEI; the protein is encoded by the exons ATGGAAAGAAGAAAATGGCCATGGAAGAGGAAGTCATCTGATAAGAGTCCTGGAGAAACTGAAAGTTCTGGTTCAATGTCATCGTATTCAGAGAGATTTTCCGACGAGCAG GATGCAGCCAAGTCATCTCCCAATCATGAGACTCAGTCTCCAGAAGTAACGTCAAAAGCGATATGTAAGGAAGAAGACATTGATGATGATTTGCCAAAACAAGAAGAGATCAACGATAGTGTGAAAAGTCTATCCGAGAGGTTATCAGCTGCTCTTGTAAATGTGAAGGCCAAAGAAGACTTGGTAAAGCAGCATGCTAAAGTTGCGGAAGAAGCTATCGCAG GATGGGAAAAGGCGGAAAATGAAGTTACACATCTAAAACAGCAGCTTGGGACTACAGTTCAGCAAAAGTCTGCCTTGGAAAATCGAGTGAGCCACCTTGATGGGGCCCTAAAAGAATGTGTTAGGCAGCTTAGGCAGGCAAGGGAGGAGCAGGAGCAGAAGATTCATGACGCGGTGGAGGAAAAAACCCGAGATTGGGAGTCCACCAAGGTGGATCTTGAGAGGCAGCTCCTAGCACTCCAGAGCAAAGCAGATACTGCCAAATGCGAATCTCCTAAAGTTGATCCTAGCATTGGCAAGAGGCTTGAGTTATTGAAAAGAGAGAATGCAGCCCTCAGGCATGAGCTTCATGCTCAATATAGGGAATTAGAAACGAGGACTATTGAGAGGGATTTGAGTACACAAACAGCTGAAACAGCCAGTAAGCAGCATCTTGAGAGCATAAAGAAAATGGCCAAGCTCGAGGCTGAGTGTCGCAGGTTAAAGTTTATGTCATGCAAACCATCATTGGTAGATCACAAATCCATAGCTGCTTCGACGATCTCTATCGAGTCACTTACCGACACTCAATCAGATAATGGGGAGCAGCTTAGTGCAGTGGATATTGAAATAAGAACCGAACGAAACAAAGGCGAGCCTAGTTGCTCACATCCACGGGCATCAACCTTACTTGCAGAACTCAATCAGCTTGGGAATGAAAAGCCCGTTAGCAGTAATCTTCCGTCTTCTCTTGAACTTGATCTCATGGATGATTTTCTTGAGATGGAAAGGCTTGCTTCGTTACCTGAAACTGATACTGGAAAGAGTCGTCAAGAATCAGAAGCTTTCCCTCGTTCTACTGCAGAAGAAAATGCACTAAGAGCGGAGCTTGAGGCCTTGCGGCATGAGAGATCTCTAATGGAGGAGAAGCTGGGTGAGATGGAGGAAGCGAAGATTGAATTGGAAGAGAAGCTGAAACAAATGGAAGTGGAAAAGGATGAATTGGAAGAGAGGCTGGAGATGATGGAAATAGAGAGAGATGAAGCGAATCAAATGTTGGCAAAAATGGAGACCGAACAATACAAATTGGGGCAAGAGTTGGTGAAGATGGAAGAAGAGAAAGTTGAAATGGGAGAGAAATTAATGAAGTTGGAGACACAGAAAGATGAACTGGAGACTGCTCTATCCCGAAGTCAGAACTCTGTTGAGCTTTCACAATTTCAACTCAAGGAAACACAAATGAAACTGGAAAAGTTACAGAATGAACTCACCGTTGGAAATGAATCAAAGTTAAGAATTGAGTCTCAACTTATCAGCATGGAAGCAGAATCTCTGACCATGTCTGCGAAAGTTGAGATGTTGGAATCTGATATTCAAAAAGAGAGGGCTTCAGCAATGGCATTGACTGTCAAGTGTCAGGTACTGGAAGAGGAGCTTTCAAGATTGAAACAGGATGAAAAGCTATCACAAAGTGAAATCTCCAAAAATGAGTTGAAGATAAAGCAG GAGGATCTAGCAGTAGCTGCTGGGAAACTTGCTGAGTGTCAAAAGACAATTGCATCTCTTGGGAATCAACTTAAATCTCTAGCTGCACTTGAAGATTTTCTTATCGATACGACACATCTACCGGAGTTCACAGCCAGTGAATCTCTAAACATCACTATAGATGGTGAGGAGCAATGCAAGCATCCGTACGGAACACTTTCACCCAAAAGAGATTCAGACTTTACTAAAGTAGTTGATGACAATTCTGAACCATTAATGAGTAAGAATGGAGACGACTCGCCcccttcatcatcttcttcaacttCATCATCTATGATAACAAGTCATGTTGTCAATTCTGAAAAAAACCGAAATGGTTTTGCAAAGTTTTTCTCACGAACCAAGAGTGGGATAAAACTAGAAATATAG